A region from the Paenibacillus humicola genome encodes:
- a CDS encoding sensor histidine kinase, with protein MHGRFRTVATQLFSIFFVSMIIPVLAGGYFSYHKSAGMIERQVSAVAQQTINQLRDKLNVITKKYEDTSMIFMYSQAIQKAIQPGPRDTEYEKEQQENEAVRLISSVMANSPELLHIYIFDAKKKNSVFDSNDELIVDHWKTSWYKSIVAAGGRPVWFGISDKSFIKATDMGIPVFGLGRALRNVQTGEVIGVIFIEIRGNVLSEQLDNVRFAKSGFAYLSDASNRVVYRPDVTYTAFEGKQADFPKTTQINHFTKGGKKYLMVPAVLNNGWMLNGIVPVQELVAESVQIRNLTILTAAVSVLWALAVGYYISRKIGRPLRELSILMKRSERGDLSVRSSIYGHNELGQLSRSFNNMIGQIGHLIRRISEEESEKQKAEIRALRYQINPHFLYNTLNSIRWMAKLGKPDKVERAISALVQLLEANVERKGLFVRLEEELYLLTQYMVIQQYRYEGLLQLRIDCPDDLMDRQIPRMLLQPIVENAIFHGIAPKDEPGTIDIAVAREGERLLIRISDDGVGIGPEELPELLKERTHDTASKGMSHIGLRHVHQSLQLYYGKEYGVRVASAPKKGTTVTLMFADSREEDAHAKRAAGR; from the coding sequence ATGCATGGAAGGTTCCGAACCGTAGCTACGCAGTTGTTTTCCATTTTTTTTGTCAGCATGATCATTCCCGTACTGGCCGGCGGATATTTCTCGTATCATAAATCGGCGGGGATGATCGAGCGCCAGGTCAGCGCCGTCGCGCAGCAGACGATCAATCAGCTGCGGGACAAGCTGAACGTGATCACGAAGAAATACGAAGATACGTCGATGATATTCATGTACAGCCAGGCCATCCAAAAGGCGATTCAGCCCGGACCGCGCGATACCGAATACGAGAAGGAGCAGCAGGAGAACGAAGCGGTGCGCCTCATCTCGTCGGTCATGGCCAATTCTCCGGAGCTGCTTCATATTTACATTTTCGATGCCAAGAAAAAAAATTCCGTCTTCGATTCCAACGACGAGCTGATCGTCGACCACTGGAAAACAAGCTGGTACAAATCGATCGTCGCCGCGGGCGGCCGCCCGGTCTGGTTCGGCATATCCGACAAATCGTTTATCAAAGCGACGGACATGGGCATTCCCGTGTTCGGCCTTGGGCGGGCGCTGCGCAATGTGCAGACCGGCGAGGTGATCGGGGTCATTTTCATCGAAATCCGCGGCAATGTGCTCTCCGAGCAGCTCGACAATGTCCGCTTTGCGAAAAGCGGCTTCGCCTACTTGTCGGACGCCTCGAACCGGGTCGTCTACCGGCCGGACGTCACCTATACCGCTTTCGAAGGCAAGCAGGCCGATTTCCCCAAAACAACGCAAATCAATCATTTCACGAAAGGCGGCAAAAAATATTTGATGGTGCCGGCCGTATTAAATAACGGCTGGATGCTGAACGGCATCGTTCCCGTCCAGGAGCTTGTGGCGGAATCCGTGCAGATCCGCAACCTGACGATTCTGACCGCCGCCGTATCGGTGCTTTGGGCGCTGGCGGTCGGCTACTACATCAGCCGCAAAATCGGCCGGCCTCTGCGCGAGCTGAGCATTCTGATGAAACGAAGCGAAAGGGGCGATTTGTCGGTGCGCAGCAGCATATACGGACATAACGAGCTCGGTCAGCTGAGCCGGAGCTTCAATAACATGATCGGCCAGATCGGCCATTTGATCCGCCGCATCTCCGAGGAGGAATCCGAGAAGCAGAAGGCGGAAATCCGCGCGCTGCGGTACCAGATCAATCCGCATTTTCTGTACAATACGCTCAATTCCATCCGCTGGATGGCGAAGCTCGGCAAGCCCGACAAGGTGGAGCGGGCCATATCCGCGCTCGTCCAACTGCTGGAGGCGAACGTCGAACGCAAGGGATTGTTCGTCCGGCTGGAGGAAGAGCTGTACCTGCTCACCCAATATATGGTCATTCAGCAGTACCGCTATGAAGGCCTGCTGCAGCTGCGGATCGACTGCCCGGACGATTTGATGGACCGCCAAATTCCCCGCATGCTGCTGCAGCCGATCGTGGAAAACGCGATTTTTCACGGCATTGCGCCCAAGGACGAGCCGGGTACGATCGATATCGCCGTCGCCCGCGAAGGGGAGCGTCTGCTCATTCGCATATCGGATGACGGCGTCGGAATCGGTCCCGAGGAGCTGCCGGAGCTGCTGAAGGAACGGACGCACGATACGGCATCCAAAGGCATGTCGCATATCGGTCTGCGTCACGTCCATCAGTCCCTGCAGCTGTATTACGGCAAAGAATACGGCGTCCGGGTCGCAAGCGCGCCAAAAAAAGGCACGACGGTAACGCTGATGTTCGCCGATTCGCGGGAGGAGGATGCCCATGCTAAACGTGCTGCTGGTCGATGA
- a CDS encoding helix-turn-helix domain-containing protein — protein sequence MLNVLLVDDEALARTGLRYSFEWEAHGFRLAGEASNGQKALPYIERGDIDILITDIYMPVMDGLELTKITRSVSPSTKIVLLSSYSDFAYAREGIRLGASDYLLKPTLEAENLIEVLRRLADELAQEKEREAMLRQDQVIQIRRMREEKQLLRWIRGETEDDPNAAGGKAPEADGQFRGSRLVVCSLVMAGRKPDNRVFLEFALEEAAELFYCCSDGICARYPSNQLVMLIPDEGPDPDFHARLSRIHAGLERLERTVTLGVSLPVKEAAALPEAYKQAVTAVRRGFFEAYGNIYAYTPLFELKREFSTDYFRKLKDILRRYLEDGFREKAAATLEEIAGYWTFEQRTPEEVLREAQEVLYVCHPFNPEAIRPAERLDRLDLLNTAEEVKSWMVEVFESVRQTEKPPEAGSGQKEDRERYKQVIDSALAYLSDHFSGSITLGDVARHVNMSKNYFSEIFKRETGQSFIDYLIQLRLGHARHLLKTTSLKVFEVAERSGFSDVKYFSRLFKKMMNCSPSEFRE from the coding sequence ATGCTAAACGTGCTGCTGGTCGATGACGAAGCGCTCGCCCGCACCGGGCTGCGTTATTCGTTCGAGTGGGAGGCGCACGGCTTCCGGCTTGCCGGCGAAGCCTCGAACGGACAGAAGGCGCTGCCTTATATCGAACGGGGGGACATCGATATCCTGATCACCGATATCTATATGCCGGTCATGGACGGGCTGGAGCTGACGAAAATTACGCGATCCGTGTCGCCGTCCACCAAAATCGTGCTGCTGAGCAGCTACAGCGATTTCGCCTATGCGCGCGAAGGGATCCGGCTCGGGGCTTCGGATTACCTGCTGAAGCCGACGCTGGAAGCGGAAAACCTGATCGAGGTGCTGCGGCGGCTGGCGGATGAGCTTGCGCAGGAGAAGGAGAGGGAGGCGATGCTCCGTCAGGATCAGGTCATTCAGATTCGCCGCATGCGGGAGGAGAAGCAGCTGCTGCGCTGGATTCGCGGCGAAACGGAGGACGACCCGAACGCAGCCGGCGGGAAGGCGCCCGAAGCGGACGGCCAATTCCGCGGCAGCCGGCTTGTCGTCTGCTCGCTTGTTATGGCCGGCCGCAAGCCGGACAACCGCGTTTTTCTGGAATTTGCGCTGGAGGAGGCGGCGGAGCTGTTTTACTGCTGCTCGGACGGCATCTGCGCGCGTTACCCGTCGAACCAGCTCGTTATGCTGATCCCGGATGAAGGGCCGGATCCCGATTTTCACGCCAGGCTCAGCCGGATTCACGCCGGCCTGGAGCGGCTGGAGCGGACCGTCACGTTGGGCGTCAGCCTTCCGGTGAAGGAGGCGGCAGCCCTGCCGGAGGCGTACAAGCAGGCCGTCACGGCGGTCCGGCGGGGATTTTTCGAGGCCTACGGCAACATTTACGCGTATACGCCGCTGTTTGAGCTGAAGCGGGAATTCAGCACGGACTATTTCCGGAAGCTGAAGGACATTTTGCGCCGGTATCTGGAAGACGGCTTTCGCGAGAAGGCCGCGGCGACACTGGAGGAAATCGCCGGGTATTGGACCTTTGAGCAGCGGACGCCGGAGGAGGTGCTGCGCGAAGCCCAGGAGGTGCTGTATGTCTGCCATCCGTTCAACCCGGAAGCGATCCGGCCCGCGGAACGGCTCGACCGGTTGGACCTGCTCAACACCGCAGAGGAGGTCAAGAGCTGGATGGTCGAGGTGTTCGAATCCGTCCGGCAGACGGAGAAGCCTCCCGAAGCCGGCAGCGGGCAGAAGGAGGACCGCGAGCGGTACAAGCAGGTGATCGATTCGGCGCTCGCCTACCTGAGCGATCATTTCAGCGGGAGCATCACGCTCGGCGATGTCGCGCGGCATGTCAATATGAGCAAAAACTATTTCAGCGAAATTTTCAAGCGCGAGACGGGCCAAAGCTTTATCGACTACCTTATTCAGCTCCGGCTCGGCCATGCCCGGCATCTGCTGAAGACGACCTCGCTGAAGGTGTTCGAGGTAGCGGAACGCTCGGGCTTCAGCGACGTGAAATATTTCAGCCGGCTGTTCAAGAAAATGATGAACTGCTCGCCGTCCGAATTCAGGGAGTAA
- a CDS encoding ABC transporter substrate-binding protein, whose amino-acid sequence MKFKRNVLRVLAPAMAMSLLLSACGGGGGSGNGSGDSAESGSGAKVKIKWATWGNPGELTRFQEFTKEFNKTHPNIEAELIPIPGEYEQKILTQLSGGTAPDIFYGGDTTIVKLIDNGSIEELTPYFERADSTIKTDDYADGLWGPAKSGDKIFGVPVDCNPMVLWYNKKVLSDAGITEDPADLQQKGEWNWDKFQDMTAKLHAAGKYGYVVENSWNTYYSWITGNEGKVYDDSGKFIADTDPKAVETWKYFYDNLKAGNFTFAGTLPKGQGSDAMFMSFQLGFAGAGRWYLPEFKQNKDLSFDVVPFPTKTGQVEPAAVATAYLTMNKATQHKDEAWQFMQAFLSKEGQTFRLQGGGNAVPSVKGADDVVLEGNIPAHAKTFLDTRERGYVIPTAEASIPGLSSEITSALEELWLKNIPLEQGLKNLGEKANAKIKDVKG is encoded by the coding sequence ATGAAATTCAAACGAAATGTTCTGCGCGTGCTCGCTCCGGCTATGGCGATGTCGCTCCTGCTGTCCGCATGCGGCGGAGGCGGCGGCAGCGGCAATGGCAGCGGGGACAGCGCAGAGTCCGGCAGCGGCGCGAAGGTGAAAATCAAATGGGCTACTTGGGGGAACCCCGGCGAGCTGACGCGCTTTCAGGAATTCACGAAGGAATTCAACAAAACGCATCCCAATATCGAGGCCGAGCTGATTCCGATTCCGGGCGAATACGAGCAGAAAATTTTGACGCAGCTGAGCGGCGGCACGGCGCCGGACATTTTCTACGGCGGGGATACGACGATCGTCAAACTGATCGATAACGGCAGCATCGAGGAGCTGACTCCTTATTTCGAGCGGGCCGACAGCACGATCAAAACGGACGATTACGCCGACGGGCTGTGGGGACCCGCGAAATCGGGCGACAAAATTTTCGGCGTTCCGGTCGACTGCAACCCGATGGTGCTCTGGTACAACAAGAAAGTGCTGAGCGACGCCGGCATTACGGAGGATCCCGCCGATCTTCAGCAGAAAGGCGAGTGGAACTGGGACAAGTTCCAGGATATGACGGCCAAGCTGCATGCCGCCGGCAAATACGGCTATGTCGTGGAAAATTCCTGGAATACCTATTACAGCTGGATCACCGGCAACGAAGGCAAGGTTTACGACGACAGCGGCAAGTTCATCGCCGATACCGATCCGAAAGCGGTCGAAACGTGGAAGTACTTCTACGATAACCTGAAAGCGGGCAACTTTACGTTTGCGGGCACGCTGCCGAAGGGCCAGGGCTCCGACGCGATGTTCATGTCGTTCCAGCTGGGCTTTGCGGGCGCCGGACGGTGGTACCTGCCGGAGTTCAAGCAGAACAAGGACCTCAGCTTCGACGTCGTGCCGTTCCCGACGAAGACCGGCCAGGTCGAGCCTGCGGCGGTGGCCACCGCTTACCTGACGATGAACAAGGCGACCCAGCATAAGGACGAGGCTTGGCAGTTCATGCAGGCATTTCTGTCCAAGGAAGGCCAGACGTTCCGGCTGCAAGGCGGCGGCAACGCGGTGCCATCGGTGAAAGGCGCCGACGACGTGGTGCTGGAAGGCAACATTCCGGCGCATGCCAAGACGTTCCTCGATACCCGCGAACGCGGCTACGTCATTCCAACCGCCGAAGCGTCCATCCCGGGTCTGAGTTCCGAGATCACCTCGGCGCTGGAAGAGCTGTGGCTTAAAAACATCCCGCTCGAGCAGGGCCTGAAAAATCTCGGCGAGAAGGCGAACGCCAAAATCAAAGACGTGAAAGGTTAA
- a CDS encoding carbohydrate ABC transporter permease: MQKKGVNTFWGYLFIFPQLAGLLVFALLPLVMAVVLAFMKWDGFGAKVFVGFANFAYTFKDPDFLIALKNTTFYTVMVVPGTIIFGILIAVGLNKVRGKMLYRIFYYMPSITSSVAVAVVFLWIFNSDFGLINVYLKQWFHIQGPKWLTDTHIVLPSIALLSIWWGVGGNMILFLAGLQGISASYYEAAQIDGASKLQQFRHITIPLLTPTTFFATIVSIIGSFQVFDQSFIMTGGGPSKASYTLVYHIYQRAFVDFTFGRSAAGAIVLFVIILLLTAIQLRMGRRWVHYEG, translated from the coding sequence GTGCAGAAAAAGGGAGTCAACACGTTCTGGGGCTACCTGTTCATCTTTCCGCAGCTGGCCGGGCTTCTCGTGTTCGCGCTCCTGCCGCTTGTGATGGCGGTCGTCCTCGCCTTTATGAAATGGGACGGCTTCGGGGCCAAGGTGTTCGTCGGTTTCGCCAACTTCGCCTACACGTTCAAGGACCCGGATTTCCTCATCGCGCTCAAAAACACGACGTTTTATACGGTCATGGTCGTTCCCGGCACGATTATATTCGGCATTCTGATCGCCGTCGGGCTGAACAAGGTCAGGGGCAAAATGCTCTACCGCATCTTCTATTACATGCCGTCCATCACAAGCTCCGTTGCGGTCGCCGTCGTGTTTCTGTGGATTTTCAACTCGGATTTCGGGCTGATTAACGTCTATTTGAAGCAGTGGTTCCATATCCAGGGACCCAAATGGCTGACGGATACGCATATCGTGCTGCCGTCGATCGCGCTGCTCAGCATCTGGTGGGGAGTTGGCGGCAACATGATCCTGTTCCTGGCGGGGCTTCAGGGCATCTCGGCCTCCTATTACGAGGCCGCCCAAATCGACGGCGCAAGCAAGCTGCAGCAGTTTCGGCACATTACGATTCCGCTTCTGACGCCGACGACGTTCTTCGCCACGATCGTCTCGATTATCGGCTCGTTCCAGGTGTTCGACCAGTCCTTCATCATGACGGGTGGCGGGCCGTCCAAAGCAAGCTACACGCTCGTGTACCATATTTACCAGCGGGCCTTCGTCGACTTCACGTTCGGACGGAGCGCGGCCGGCGCCATCGTGCTGTTCGTCATCATTTTGCTGCTGACCGCCATTCAGCTGCGGATGGGCCGCAGGTGGGTGCATTACGAAGGATAG
- a CDS encoding carbohydrate ABC transporter permease, with amino-acid sequence MAKANVHHAQRTETGVLAKRRAGGQAAGILLHAVLIFGALIMTLPFIWMLLSAFKDLSQIFLVPPRWIPHPFIWSNFKNSWNYLPFGTAYFNSLYINVIVVAAQLVTCSMAAYAFAKIRFPLRDSLFVLFLATMMVPEQVTIIPLYLIMKWFGWIDTHLPLIVPSSLINAFGVFLLRQFVKSIPPELEEAAIVDGAGRWTLYSRITMPLIKPALSALGIFTFLGMWNSFFKPLIFLNSPEKFTVPMMLNQFRGQYTTDWALLMAASSIAILPVLIVYMIGQRYIIEGVTLTGIKG; translated from the coding sequence ATGGCAAAAGCAAACGTGCATCACGCGCAGCGAACCGAAACGGGTGTCCTGGCGAAGCGGCGTGCAGGCGGTCAAGCGGCGGGCATTCTGCTGCATGCCGTCCTGATCTTCGGCGCGTTGATCATGACGCTGCCTTTTATCTGGATGCTGCTCAGCGCATTTAAGGATTTGTCGCAAATTTTCCTGGTGCCTCCCAGATGGATTCCGCATCCGTTCATCTGGTCCAATTTCAAAAATTCGTGGAACTATCTGCCGTTCGGCACGGCCTACTTCAACAGCCTATACATCAATGTCATCGTCGTGGCGGCACAGCTGGTTACCTGCTCCATGGCGGCGTACGCGTTCGCGAAAATCCGTTTTCCGCTGCGCGATTCCCTGTTCGTGCTGTTCCTGGCTACGATGATGGTGCCGGAGCAGGTGACGATTATTCCGCTGTATCTGATCATGAAATGGTTCGGCTGGATCGACACGCATCTGCCGCTGATCGTTCCGTCTTCGCTGATCAACGCCTTCGGCGTATTCCTGCTGCGGCAGTTCGTGAAGAGCATTCCGCCCGAGCTGGAGGAAGCGGCGATCGTCGACGGGGCGGGGCGCTGGACGCTTTACAGCCGGATTACGATGCCGCTCATCAAGCCAGCGCTCTCGGCGCTCGGAATCTTCACGTTTCTCGGCATGTGGAACTCGTTTTTCAAGCCGCTTATTTTCCTGAATTCGCCGGAGAAATTTACGGTACCGATGATGCTGAATCAGTTCCGGGGGCAGTATACGACGGACTGGGCGCTCCTGATGGCCGCTTCGAGCATCGCGATTCTGCCCGTGCTGATCGTCTACATGATCGGGCAGCGTTATATTATCGAAGGCGTAACCTTAACAGGAATTAAAGGATAA
- a CDS encoding serine hydrolase domain-containing protein produces MNRMERLTPLLKQFVEKGPAGVACTVVKSGEVLYEGSCGYADAENRKPIEGDTIYRIYSMTKPITCTAALMLYERGLFLLNDPLEQYLPEFGSPMVYRYNGYGSRMAVPAAGPIRVKDLFAMTSGLTYGGNSTETERQTEAVFKDAVSTMDMRALSKALAAVPLAFDPGTGWKYGASHDVLAALIEVLSGETFGEFLRKEIFEPLGMTDTFFRIPESKRDRLSKLYARAEDGTLTPDTGRDAPFQPGCRHESGGGGLLSTIGDYTRFAQALARGGELDGVRILGRKTVQLMATNRLTPQQMQQMAEFNPKNKGYGYGLGVRVLVDPAAGGINGTIGEFGWAGMAGSWVLIDPKEELSVVYMQQLVPPLDGYIQPRLRSVIYGALE; encoded by the coding sequence ATGAACCGTATGGAACGTCTGACCCCGCTGCTCAAGCAATTTGTGGAAAAAGGGCCTGCCGGCGTCGCCTGCACCGTCGTCAAAAGCGGGGAAGTGTTGTACGAGGGGAGCTGCGGTTACGCGGACGCGGAAAACCGGAAGCCGATTGAAGGCGATACCATTTACCGCATTTATTCCATGACCAAACCGATTACGTGCACGGCGGCGCTCATGCTTTACGAGCGGGGTCTTTTTCTGCTGAACGATCCGCTCGAGCAGTATTTGCCGGAATTCGGCAGCCCGATGGTATACCGTTATAACGGCTACGGCTCCAGGATGGCGGTACCCGCGGCCGGTCCGATCCGGGTCAAGGATTTGTTCGCCATGACCTCGGGGCTGACGTACGGCGGGAACAGCACGGAAACCGAGCGGCAGACCGAAGCCGTGTTCAAGGACGCCGTGTCCACGATGGACATGCGGGCGCTGTCCAAAGCGCTGGCGGCCGTGCCGCTGGCATTCGATCCCGGAACGGGGTGGAAATACGGCGCAAGCCACGATGTGCTGGCCGCTTTGATCGAGGTGCTGTCGGGCGAAACGTTCGGCGAGTTTTTGCGGAAGGAAATTTTCGAGCCGCTCGGCATGACCGACACCTTCTTCCGGATTCCGGAGTCGAAACGGGACCGATTGAGTAAGCTGTACGCCCGGGCGGAGGACGGCACCTTAACCCCCGATACCGGCCGCGACGCCCCGTTTCAGCCGGGATGCCGGCACGAGAGCGGGGGCGGCGGACTGCTGTCCACGATCGGCGATTACACCCGTTTCGCGCAAGCGCTTGCACGAGGAGGCGAGCTGGACGGAGTGCGCATTCTGGGCCGGAAAACGGTGCAGCTGATGGCGACGAACCGTTTGACGCCTCAGCAGATGCAGCAGATGGCCGAATTTAATCCGAAGAACAAAGGCTACGGCTACGGCCTCGGCGTTCGCGTCCTGGTCGATCCCGCAGCAGGCGGCATTAACGGGACGATCGGCGAATTCGGCTGGGCCGGCATGGCCGGGTCCTGGGTATTGATCGACCCGAAGGAGGAGCTGTCCGTCGTCTATATGCAGCAGCTGGTGCCGCCGCTCGACGGTTACATACAGCCAAGGCTCCGGTCCGTGATATACGGCGCGCTGGAATAA
- a CDS encoding SMP-30/gluconolactonase/LRE family protein yields the protein MEWLAFTDEMNTIVPDGAVLERLGTGYKFLEGPVWDDTNHCLYFSDIPADTIYRWSAAGGFSVFRSPSLNANGLTLDGQGRLLACEHSGRKLSRGEADGTVTALASHYGGKRLNSPNDVVVHADGSIYFTDPPYGLNNVSEEKELLFQGVYRYNPETEGLRLLADDFDKPNGLAFSPDKRKLYVDDTGRDHVRVFDVTGAGDLVNGSIFAEIDPDAGRGGLDGMKTDLQGRLYVTGHGGVWIISPSGEKIGVIKTPEIAANLAWGEDGQTLFVTASTSLYKVRLNVLGMLAGRQA from the coding sequence ATGGAATGGCTGGCGTTTACCGACGAAATGAATACGATTGTGCCGGACGGAGCCGTACTGGAGCGGCTCGGTACCGGCTACAAGTTTCTGGAAGGTCCCGTTTGGGACGACACGAATCATTGCCTTTATTTCTCCGATATTCCGGCCGATACGATTTACCGGTGGAGTGCGGCGGGCGGTTTTTCCGTCTTCCGCTCGCCGAGCCTGAACGCCAACGGGCTGACGCTCGACGGGCAGGGGCGCCTGCTGGCTTGCGAGCATAGCGGAAGAAAGCTGTCGCGGGGAGAGGCGGACGGAACCGTCACCGCACTGGCGTCGCATTACGGCGGGAAACGGCTGAACAGTCCCAATGATGTTGTCGTCCACGCCGACGGCTCCATTTATTTTACGGACCCGCCCTACGGTTTGAATAACGTGTCCGAGGAGAAGGAACTGCTGTTTCAAGGCGTATACCGCTATAACCCGGAGACGGAAGGGCTGCGGCTGCTCGCCGACGATTTCGATAAACCGAACGGACTGGCTTTTTCCCCGGACAAGCGAAAGCTTTATGTCGATGATACCGGCCGGGATCACGTTCGGGTGTTCGACGTGACCGGGGCGGGAGATCTGGTCAACGGCAGCATCTTTGCCGAGATCGATCCCGATGCCGGCAGAGGCGGACTGGACGGCATGAAAACGGATCTGCAGGGCAGATTGTACGTGACCGGACACGGCGGCGTATGGATCATTTCCCCGTCCGGAGAGAAGATCGGGGTGATCAAGACGCCCGAAATTGCAGCCAACCTGGCCTGGGGAGAAGACGGACAAACGTTGTTTGTGACGGCTTCCACGTCTTTATACAAGGTCCGATTGAACGTGCTGGGAATGCTCGCTGGCCGCCAAGCCTAA
- a CDS encoding carbohydrate ABC transporter permease, whose protein sequence is MAGKISLSRRETLSVPGKVLVYVLLGIFTIFFLFPLAWMLTTSLKVLGDVYLMPPKWIPWPMLWKNYVQIFIDQPMLAYLWNSLGYTVYCVVGTAISSSLVAYGFARLRARGRNALFLLVLATMMIPSQVTMIPQFLLFSGAGWMDTYLPLVIPAFAGSAFNIFLLRQFYLGLPRALDEATMIDGGGYFTIFRLIILPLSLPSMATVGILEFMYRWNDLMGPLVYLNTTSKYPLALGLTNFSAAYGATPWNLLMAASIVSVVPLLLIFFLAQKHFIQGIVINASK, encoded by the coding sequence ATGGCGGGTAAAATATCTCTGTCGCGGCGCGAGACGCTGAGCGTACCCGGCAAAGTGCTGGTTTACGTGCTGCTCGGTATCTTTACGATCTTTTTTCTGTTCCCCCTGGCCTGGATGCTGACGACCTCGCTCAAGGTGCTCGGCGACGTCTACCTGATGCCGCCGAAATGGATTCCATGGCCGATGCTGTGGAAAAATTACGTGCAAATTTTTATCGATCAGCCGATGCTGGCTTATCTCTGGAATTCGCTTGGCTATACGGTTTACTGCGTCGTCGGCACGGCGATTTCGTCCTCGCTCGTGGCCTACGGGTTCGCCCGGCTGCGCGCCCGCGGCCGGAACGCCCTGTTTTTGCTGGTGCTGGCGACCATGATGATCCCGTCCCAGGTCACGATGATTCCGCAGTTTCTGCTGTTCAGCGGCGCCGGCTGGATGGATACGTATCTGCCTCTCGTCATCCCCGCCTTCGCCGGCAGCGCGTTTAACATTTTCCTGCTCCGGCAGTTTTACCTCGGTCTTCCCCGGGCGCTGGACGAGGCAACTATGATTGACGGCGGCGGTTATTTTACGATTTTCCGGCTGATCATTCTCCCGCTTTCCCTCCCGTCCATGGCAACGGTGGGCATTCTGGAATTTATGTACCGCTGGAACGACCTGATGGGACCGCTCGTCTACCTGAACACGACAAGCAAGTACCCGCTTGCGCTCGGGCTGACGAACTTCTCCGCGGCTTACGGGGCGACGCCTTGGAATCTGCTGATGGCGGCTTCGATCGTGTCCGTCGTGCCGCTGCTCCTGATTTTCTTCCTGGCGCAAAAGCATTTTATCCAGGGGATTGTCATTAACGCTTCCAAATAA
- a CDS encoding carbohydrate ABC transporter permease codes for MKAIPVQRADVSAHLSAKRSSIAKKEERAFWLFVSPWVIGFILFSGGPIVASLVLSFTNYNVMSLPSFVGLGNFVQLFHDQLFTKSLSVTAYYTLLAVPFDIVVSLLLAVLLNQKVKGQTIFRTIFYAPSIVSGVAISFLWSWLLNPQFGVVNYLLSFIGLGGLQWFNSPTTVIPSFVLMTLTSIGGTIIIFLASLQSLPTDLYEAAEMDGGGRVRQFFSITVPLLSPVILFNVIMGLIGSFQIFTQAYVITQGGPDWNSYFYVYYLFNTAFGQMRLGYASAQAWILFLIIFALTVLSLQLSKRYVHYGDTEGGI; via the coding sequence ATGAAGGCCATTCCGGTTCAGCGCGCGGACGTTTCGGCTCATCTATCCGCAAAGCGCTCCTCGATTGCAAAGAAGGAAGAACGCGCTTTTTGGTTATTTGTCTCTCCATGGGTTATCGGCTTTATTCTGTTTTCCGGCGGTCCGATCGTGGCGTCGCTCGTGCTCAGCTTCACCAATTATAACGTCATGTCGCTGCCTTCGTTCGTAGGGCTAGGAAATTTTGTCCAGCTGTTCCACGATCAGCTGTTTACGAAATCCTTGTCCGTCACCGCCTACTATACGCTGCTGGCCGTGCCGTTCGATATCGTGGTATCGCTGCTGCTGGCGGTACTGCTCAATCAGAAGGTGAAAGGGCAGACCATTTTCCGGACGATCTTCTACGCCCCTTCCATCGTATCCGGCGTTGCGATTTCGTTCCTCTGGTCGTGGCTGCTCAATCCGCAGTTCGGGGTCGTGAACTATTTGCTGTCCTTCATCGGACTGGGCGGGCTGCAATGGTTCAACTCGCCGACGACCGTCATCCCGTCGTTCGTGCTGATGACGCTGACGTCGATCGGGGGCACGATCATCATTTTCCTCGCCAGCCTCCAGAGCCTGCCTACCGATCTGTACGAAGCGGCCGAAATGGACGGAGGGGGACGAGTCCGGCAGTTTTTCAGCATCACCGTTCCCCTGCTCTCGCCCGTCATTCTGTTCAATGTCATCATGGGCCTTATCGGCTCGTTTCAAATTTTCACGCAGGCTTACGTCATCACGCAGGGCGGGCCGGACTGGAATTCGTATTTCTACGTCTACTACCTGTTCAATACGGCATTCGGGCAAATGAGACTCGGGTACGCTTCCGCCCAGGCCTGGATCCTGTTCCTGATCATTTTCGCCTTGACGGTGCTTTCGCTGCAGCTGTCCAAACGGTATGTCCATTACGGAGATACGGAAGGAGGAATTTGA